In Gemmatimonadaceae bacterium, the following proteins share a genomic window:
- a CDS encoding YihY/virulence factor BrkB family protein — MLNILKAAWNGFNEDECGTRAAALSYSTIFALPPLLILLVTIAGKVWGPDKVQKSLEGQFSGMVGPDAAQQIHGMISHGMNSMGGGTVATILGIVGLLLGATGAFLSLQDALNKAWNVEPDPKQGGIKNFLMKRLFSIGMVLGLGFLVAASLALSALIASFSALFGGLEAVAFAIDLIVSLGVLTALFAALFKVLPDARVDWRDVWHGGFFTAVLFVVGKFVIGLYLGHSNPGSSFGAASALAILIVWLYYAGMIVLFGAEFTQAWATERGAGVEPKKGAVRIVEREVRIGSEGAVPVMAKERAVATSGNAKAADAPSKGSGGIGDWIIGLPALYWMMRRRDKNPRP; from the coding sequence GTGCTGAACATACTCAAAGCGGCGTGGAATGGGTTCAACGAAGACGAGTGCGGAACGCGCGCGGCCGCGCTCTCCTACTCGACGATCTTTGCGCTGCCGCCGCTGCTGATTCTGCTCGTGACGATCGCGGGCAAGGTGTGGGGGCCGGACAAGGTGCAGAAGTCGCTCGAGGGTCAGTTCTCCGGAATGGTCGGCCCCGATGCGGCACAGCAGATCCACGGGATGATCTCGCATGGCATGAACAGCATGGGCGGCGGCACCGTCGCGACCATCCTCGGCATCGTCGGACTGTTGCTCGGTGCCACGGGCGCGTTTCTCTCGCTGCAGGACGCGCTCAACAAAGCATGGAACGTCGAGCCGGATCCCAAGCAGGGCGGCATTAAGAATTTCCTCATGAAGCGCCTGTTCTCGATCGGCATGGTGCTGGGGTTGGGCTTTCTCGTTGCGGCGTCACTCGCGTTGTCGGCGCTGATCGCATCGTTCTCGGCACTCTTCGGCGGTCTCGAGGCGGTCGCCTTCGCGATCGATCTGATCGTGTCGCTCGGCGTGCTTACCGCGCTGTTCGCCGCGCTCTTCAAGGTGCTGCCCGACGCGAGAGTGGATTGGAGAGACGTGTGGCACGGCGGCTTCTTCACCGCCGTGCTGTTCGTCGTCGGCAAGTTCGTGATCGGCCTCTACCTCGGCCACAGCAATCCGGGCAGCAGCTTCGGCGCGGCGAGCGCGCTCGCGATCCTGATCGTGTGGCTCTACTACGCCGGAATGATCGTGCTCTTCGGCGCCGAGTTCACGCAGGCGTGGGCGACGGAGCGTGGGGCTGGTGTCGAGCCGAAGAAGGGTGCCGTGCGCATCGTCGAGCGCGAGGTGCGTATCGGCAGCGAAGGCGCCGTGCCGGTGATGGCGAAGGAGCGCGCGGTCGCGACGTCCGGCAATGCGAAGGCAGCCGATGCGCCGAGCAAAGGCAGTGGCGGGATCGGCGACTGGATCATCGGGCTGCCGGCGCTGTATTGGATGATGCGCCGCCGCGACAAGAACCCGCGTCCCTGA
- a CDS encoding alpha-ketoglutarate-dependent dioxygenase AlkB produces MSEQFTFFSEDLRYPEGFRYQPELISRADEDILLEQLHTLPFRDFEFHGFTGKRRVVSFGWKYDYTERQLNKVEDIAPFLIPLREQAAAFAGVQPSALQHALVTEYSPGAGIGWHRDKAEFGIVIGVSLVSACAFRLRRKLADGKWERFTLTAQPRSAYLMSGPSRTEWEHSIPGVDALRYSITFRNLRED; encoded by the coding sequence GTGTCCGAACAATTCACTTTCTTCTCCGAAGACCTCCGCTATCCCGAAGGCTTCCGCTACCAGCCGGAACTGATCTCGCGCGCGGACGAGGACATCCTCCTCGAGCAGCTGCACACCCTGCCCTTCCGCGACTTCGAGTTCCACGGCTTCACCGGCAAACGCCGCGTCGTGTCATTCGGCTGGAAGTACGACTACACCGAGCGGCAGCTCAACAAGGTCGAGGACATCGCGCCATTCCTCATCCCGCTCCGCGAACAAGCCGCCGCATTCGCCGGCGTGCAGCCCTCCGCGTTGCAGCACGCGCTCGTCACCGAGTATTCACCCGGCGCCGGCATCGGGTGGCATCGCGACAAAGCCGAATTCGGCATCGTCATCGGCGTCTCGCTCGTTTCCGCGTGCGCCTTCCGGCTGCGCCGCAAGCTCGCCGACGGCAAATGGGAGCGTTTCACCCTCACCGCCCAGCCACGCTCGGCATACCTCATGAGCGGGCCGTCGCGCACCGAGTGGGAACACAGCATTCCCGGCGTCGACGCGCTCCGCTACTCGATCACCTTCCGCAACCTGCGCGAGGATTGA
- a CDS encoding type II toxin-antitoxin system PemK/MazF family toxin, whose product MVARPARVPSRGEVYLVELDPTRGREIRKTRPCLIVSPDELNHHLRTVMVAPMATGGHAYPFRPACRFGGKEGRVALDQLRTVDRERLRKRLGTLTSATLAAVFGTLAEMFEFS is encoded by the coding sequence GTGGTAGCACGTCCTGCGCGGGTCCCGAGTCGCGGGGAGGTCTATCTCGTCGAGTTGGATCCCACGCGCGGACGCGAAATCCGAAAGACGCGGCCGTGTCTGATTGTGTCGCCGGACGAGCTCAATCATCATCTGCGGACCGTCATGGTGGCGCCGATGGCGACCGGCGGGCACGCCTATCCATTTCGTCCGGCGTGCAGATTCGGCGGCAAGGAGGGACGGGTTGCGCTCGACCAGTTGCGGACGGTAGATCGCGAGCGGCTGCGGAAACGGCTCGGGACCCTCACGAGCGCGACCCTGGCCGCGGTGTTCGGAACGCTGGCGGAGATGTTCGAGTTCTCGTAA
- a CDS encoding ABC transporter permease → MRPIALALRSLRRSPAFATAIVITLALSIGATTAMFSIVDGVLLAPLPFANADRLVWTLNRGTRPYDAMSPPDLADWKTLNDSFEEVGAWMTSQVGLVADGGPVHLTAAEVTGNWFAMFGTRMALGRGLLREDAERGAPKVTVLSSGVWRREFGGDPGIVGRAVSIDGTRYTIVGVASPSFNFPSDADIWRPALEDARWSNLRGNRVFRGPVALLKRGVSFDEARRKARVVAAQLRAAYPEAETGLDFDIQPLRDHQIGDSRQLILVLFGAVAALMLIACANIGTLMLVRASSRTGEIGIRLALGRARDTSRRRCSLRVSRSHRLARHSGWHSPRVSCGSSSRNRARRCRCS, encoded by the coding sequence ATGCGCCCGATAGCCCTCGCCCTCCGCTCACTGCGTCGCAGCCCCGCGTTCGCGACCGCTATCGTAATCACCCTCGCGCTCAGCATCGGCGCGACGACCGCGATGTTCAGCATCGTCGACGGTGTCTTGCTCGCGCCACTTCCGTTCGCCAATGCCGATCGGCTCGTGTGGACGCTGAACCGCGGAACGCGACCATACGACGCGATGTCGCCGCCGGATCTCGCCGATTGGAAAACGCTCAACGACTCATTCGAGGAAGTCGGCGCGTGGATGACCAGTCAGGTCGGACTGGTCGCCGACGGCGGTCCCGTCCATCTCACTGCGGCCGAGGTCACGGGTAACTGGTTCGCGATGTTCGGGACGCGTATGGCGCTCGGTCGCGGCTTGCTGCGCGAGGATGCGGAGCGCGGCGCGCCGAAAGTTACGGTGTTGAGTAGCGGTGTATGGCGGCGGGAGTTCGGTGGCGATCCGGGAATTGTTGGGCGCGCTGTGTCGATCGATGGAACGCGCTACACGATCGTTGGCGTTGCATCGCCGTCGTTCAACTTTCCCAGCGATGCTGACATCTGGCGACCGGCACTCGAGGATGCGCGCTGGTCCAATCTCCGAGGCAACCGCGTGTTTCGCGGACCCGTCGCGCTGCTGAAGCGTGGCGTGAGCTTCGACGAGGCGCGACGGAAAGCGCGTGTGGTCGCCGCGCAGCTGCGTGCGGCGTATCCCGAGGCCGAGACCGGGCTCGACTTCGACATTCAACCGCTGCGCGATCATCAAATCGGCGACTCTCGCCAGCTCATCCTCGTGCTCTTCGGCGCGGTCGCCGCGCTGATGTTGATCGCATGCGCAAATATCGGAACGCTCATGCTCGTGCGCGCGAGCAGCCGCACCGGCGAAATTGGAATCCGTCTCGCGTTGGGGCGGGCGCGCGACACATCGCGACGCAGGTGCTCATTGAGAGTCTCACGCTCGCATCGCTTGGCGCGGCACTCGGGGTGGCACTCGCCGAGGGTGTCGTGCGGATCATCGTCGCGCAACAGAGCGCGGCGGTGCCGCTGCTCGTGA
- a CDS encoding FtsX-like permease family protein has product MLIESLTLASLGAALGVALAEGVVRIIVAQQSAAVPLLVNVRIGWTVLAFAIATTLAAGLAFGLAPVLQSAGTDIVEALKSSGRSSSARKASTHARRAMVAFQLALVVPLLIGALLLTRSFTRLVHVDPGFRTDHVVMFDIALPKCGTAWSPDSTCAGVEGPRYMMPADVKAFGDEVVQRLRSLPGVRSVALGHGVPFTPWAINGGTLTIEGQAPPPRDRPNVVEVKYATPGYFALLGIPVLRGRDFTDDDRCVPKPGEVWCNPAVEADGRFVAVISAGAAKAYFRGENPIGKRLKNMGEIVGVVGDTKTEGLVGEPEPAVYLAFEQSPIFYMTVLIKSAGDPVAVMRAARAQITAIDKSLPIFNLRPMQDAVEASAAPARLAARVVAGFAGCALLLAMIGIYGVVAYAVRERQRELGIRLALGAQRGQIVRLVVRDAMVLVGGGMIVGLIAAVAGNRVLQGLLYQIAPTDATTYAASCLVLIAIGVAAAWIPAGRAARVDPLIAMRPE; this is encoded by the coding sequence GTGCTCATTGAGAGTCTCACGCTCGCATCGCTTGGCGCGGCACTCGGGGTGGCACTCGCCGAGGGTGTCGTGCGGATCATCGTCGCGCAACAGAGCGCGGCGGTGCCGCTGCTCGTGAACGTCAGGATCGGCTGGACGGTGCTCGCGTTCGCGATCGCGACCACGTTGGCGGCAGGTTTGGCGTTCGGTCTCGCGCCGGTGTTGCAGTCGGCGGGCACGGACATCGTGGAGGCGCTCAAGTCGAGCGGACGCTCATCCAGCGCGCGCAAGGCGTCGACCCATGCGCGACGCGCGATGGTTGCCTTCCAGCTCGCGCTGGTCGTGCCCCTGCTCATCGGTGCGCTCCTGCTGACGCGCAGCTTCACGCGCCTCGTTCACGTCGATCCGGGCTTTCGAACGGACCATGTCGTCATGTTCGACATCGCACTGCCGAAGTGCGGGACGGCGTGGAGTCCAGATAGTACGTGCGCCGGCGTGGAAGGCCCGCGCTACATGATGCCGGCCGACGTGAAGGCGTTCGGCGACGAGGTCGTACAGCGATTGCGGTCACTACCCGGCGTCCGGAGTGTCGCGCTTGGGCACGGTGTGCCGTTCACCCCGTGGGCAATCAATGGGGGAACCCTCACAATCGAAGGGCAAGCGCCGCCGCCGCGCGACCGGCCAAACGTCGTCGAAGTGAAGTATGCAACGCCCGGCTATTTCGCGCTGCTCGGCATCCCCGTCCTCCGCGGACGGGATTTCACGGACGATGATCGATGCGTTCCGAAACCGGGAGAGGTTTGGTGCAATCCCGCCGTCGAGGCCGACGGCCGATTCGTGGCGGTGATCAGCGCCGGTGCGGCGAAGGCATACTTCCGCGGCGAGAACCCCATCGGAAAGCGGCTGAAGAACATGGGAGAGATCGTCGGCGTAGTGGGTGACACCAAGACGGAGGGGCTCGTCGGTGAACCCGAGCCCGCTGTATATCTCGCGTTTGAACAATCACCGATCTTTTATATGACGGTGCTGATCAAATCCGCCGGAGATCCCGTCGCCGTCATGAGGGCGGCCCGTGCACAGATCACCGCCATCGACAAGTCGCTGCCGATCTTCAACCTTCGCCCGATGCAGGACGCCGTCGAAGCATCCGCCGCACCGGCTCGACTCGCCGCGCGGGTCGTCGCGGGGTTCGCCGGTTGCGCGCTTCTACTGGCGATGATCGGCATATACGGCGTCGTCGCGTACGCGGTGCGCGAGCGACAGCGCGAGCTCGGAATTCGTCTCGCGCTCGGCGCCCAGCGCGGCCAGATCGTGCGGCTGGTGGTGCGCGATGCCATGGTGCTGGTTGGCGGCGGGATGATCGTCGGACTCATCGCCGCAGTGGCGGGCAATCGAGTTCTGCAGGGCCTCCTCTATCAGATTGCGCCGACGGATGCGACGACGTATGCCGCGAGCTGCTTGGTGCTCATCGCAATCGGCGTTGCCGCAGCGTGGATACCGGCCGGACGTGCAGCGCGCGTAGATCCGCTTATCGCGATGCGACCCGAATAG
- a CDS encoding patatin-like phospholipase family protein, which translates to MPAADQLIRTRRAVVLAGGGPAASAWEIGLIAGMADAGLDVRNADLFVGTSSGSRVALHLASGVAHEDAFQRRLQPGPPSAERPPVLDWAELRAAVARAKQAGDSPTEFLRKIGSLALAAASGKSSASRRDLIAAQLPMETWPERVLIAAVNAETGERRAFDRDSGIDLVDAVIASTASFGWPPVVFQGDHYIDGGFYSTDNADLATGFDRVMILALERPPEIPSMSAVALEDTMNILRDNGALIELLRPDEAALADFAAAGGVMNPEISAPAARAGRVQGRRVVNERLASFWQ; encoded by the coding sequence GTGCCCGCTGCCGATCAACTAATTCGTACGCGACGTGCCGTCGTCTTGGCCGGTGGTGGCCCCGCCGCGAGCGCGTGGGAGATTGGTCTCATCGCTGGGATGGCTGACGCGGGTCTCGACGTCAGAAACGCCGACCTGTTCGTGGGAACATCATCCGGCTCGAGGGTCGCGCTCCATCTTGCGAGCGGCGTCGCGCACGAAGACGCGTTTCAACGACGCCTTCAACCTGGGCCGCCGTCTGCCGAGCGGCCGCCCGTGCTCGACTGGGCAGAGCTCCGCGCCGCCGTGGCGCGCGCGAAGCAGGCCGGAGACAGCCCGACTGAATTCCTGCGGAAAATCGGATCGTTGGCGTTAGCGGCAGCGTCGGGCAAGAGCAGCGCGAGCCGGCGGGATCTCATCGCGGCGCAACTTCCGATGGAGACATGGCCCGAGCGAGTGCTGATCGCCGCCGTCAACGCGGAAACCGGAGAGCGGCGCGCTTTCGATCGCGACAGCGGGATCGATCTGGTGGACGCGGTAATCGCCAGCACCGCGTCCTTCGGTTGGCCGCCCGTGGTGTTTCAAGGCGATCATTATATCGACGGCGGATTCTATTCGACGGACAACGCGGATCTCGCGACCGGGTTCGACCGAGTGATGATCCTCGCGCTCGAGCGACCGCCGGAAATCCCGTCGATGAGCGCCGTCGCACTCGAGGACACGATGAACATCCTGCGAGACAACGGTGCCTTGATAGAACTCTTACGGCCCGATGAAGCCGCGCTGGCGGACTTCGCCGCCGCCGGCGGTGTCATGAATCCGGAAATTTCGGCGCCGGCGGCACGGGCCGGCCGCGTCCAAGGTCGACGCGTGGTGAACGAGCGTCTCGCGTCGTTCTGGCAATAA
- a CDS encoding PadR family transcriptional regulator, which translates to MAVNTTLDFALLGLLADGQASGYALRRVFQTTPLGRYSDSPGSIYPALHRLERQGLVAGRTARGGRRQRVLHLTAAGRRALTQWATAPLTLADSEGKDSELALRLALMSSIAPRHLRRFLREYAEVLEERARLFGAAVREMAPKLSASNRLAVDLGLFEMKSRARWCRARLAKAGRR; encoded by the coding sequence ATGGCTGTCAACACGACGCTCGACTTCGCCCTGTTGGGATTGCTGGCCGACGGACAGGCCTCCGGATACGCCTTGCGCCGCGTTTTTCAGACGACGCCGTTGGGACGCTACAGCGACAGCCCGGGGTCCATCTATCCGGCACTGCACCGCCTGGAGCGGCAGGGACTCGTCGCGGGCCGCACCGCGCGGGGCGGGCGCCGCCAGCGTGTGCTGCATCTGACCGCCGCCGGCCGGCGCGCGCTCACACAATGGGCGACCGCTCCGCTCACGCTCGCCGACTCCGAAGGCAAGGACAGCGAGCTTGCGCTTCGTCTCGCGTTGATGAGCAGCATCGCCCCGCGCCACCTCCGGCGTTTTCTCCGCGAATACGCCGAGGTGCTGGAGGAACGCGCGCGACTGTTTGGCGCCGCGGTGCGGGAGATGGCGCCAAAGCTGTCGGCGTCGAATCGACTGGCGGTGGACCTCGGCCTGTTCGAAATGAAATCACGCGCGCGGTGGTGTCGGGCGCGTCTTGCAAAGGCGGGTCGGAGATGA
- a CDS encoding ABC transporter permease, whose protein sequence is MEALLQDIRVTLRSFRRSPGFPLAAIVTLALGIGATTAVFTTLSAVLLKPLPYPNPQDLYSLRTALTDGRVTTGLLSGAELFRLNDPKLSIERAAGFQSGDLTLMADDGTPSHVTVYGVSEGFFELFGLPMTVGGFTHDDFTAFQVQQNAPPQPGPPPAIVISTRLWKQLYKGDPAVVGKPIHFAEFSSTISGVAPRDFDMPHAADIWIAQRTPANDANHGQEGFIRLRRGTTIARAKGEMATIIGGLARDFPASDRNRVYVTRPLVDSIVGDLGPILVIVMSATGLLLLLACVNVANLLLARGAARAREMAVRAALGAGWSRLVRQLLTESLVLAAAGTIVGVAVGALGLRALLALGAAKLPRLDAVSFDGRALFFSFATLIVTGGIIGLAPAIRLMRSDMKTLMNDSSRSASAGRGTTRWLTAMTVAEVALAIMLVAGAGWLVRGFSNLRNTAAGFVPEHRLLFDVSFLGPQYRTPQSVSQAHADVQSAVQRVGGVAGVGIVSAYPLRGALESSLLLQFHGEPFDPANPAGARGRAASPGLFAAMGTPLIKGRDFTNADILTTQRVAIVNRVFVDKYLKGRDPIGVQFAAGYPVPDPKAEATIVGVIDDVRQKSLADPAEPAFYLALAQFPFQRATAVVNMSQSDVGGVERAIRAEVRKINPTMALDFQLASDVVGGTLRRQELGMTLMLVFGGIAVVLSAVGIYGVVSYAGSLRREEMATRLALGASPRSVFVLVMKQGVTLGLAGAAIGVGLAYFSGQLISSRLYAIRASDPLILTIATLLIVAITFVATTVPAARAARLNPANALQSQ, encoded by the coding sequence ATGGAAGCCCTTCTGCAGGACATCCGCGTTACGCTCCGCTCCTTCCGCCGGTCGCCTGGATTCCCGCTTGCCGCGATCGTCACGCTCGCCCTCGGCATCGGCGCCACGACGGCCGTCTTCACGACGCTCAGCGCCGTGCTCCTCAAGCCGCTGCCGTATCCGAATCCGCAGGATCTCTACAGTCTGCGGACCGCACTCACGGACGGCCGGGTCACCACAGGCCTGCTCTCCGGCGCGGAGCTCTTTCGGCTGAACGATCCGAAGCTCTCGATCGAACGCGCGGCAGGATTTCAGTCGGGGGATCTCACGCTGATGGCGGACGATGGAACGCCGTCTCACGTGACAGTCTATGGTGTGAGCGAAGGGTTCTTCGAGCTGTTCGGACTTCCGATGACTGTCGGGGGGTTCACGCACGACGACTTCACGGCATTTCAGGTTCAGCAGAATGCGCCGCCGCAACCGGGCCCGCCGCCCGCGATCGTGATCTCTACGCGGCTGTGGAAGCAACTCTACAAGGGCGATCCCGCGGTGGTTGGCAAACCGATTCACTTCGCCGAATTCAGCTCGACGATCTCCGGCGTCGCGCCGCGTGACTTCGACATGCCGCATGCCGCCGACATCTGGATCGCGCAGCGGACGCCGGCGAATGACGCCAACCACGGCCAGGAAGGTTTCATTCGGCTGCGTCGCGGAACGACGATCGCGCGCGCGAAGGGCGAGATGGCGACGATCATCGGCGGGCTCGCGCGCGACTTTCCCGCGTCGGACCGCAACCGCGTCTATGTCACTCGTCCGCTGGTCGACTCGATCGTCGGCGACCTTGGCCCGATCCTCGTCATCGTCATGTCGGCGACCGGACTGCTGTTGCTGCTCGCCTGCGTGAACGTCGCCAACCTGCTGCTGGCGCGCGGTGCCGCGCGGGCGCGCGAGATGGCGGTGCGTGCCGCGCTCGGCGCGGGGTGGAGTCGGCTGGTTCGCCAGCTGCTCACTGAATCGCTCGTCCTCGCCGCGGCGGGCACGATCGTCGGCGTCGCGGTCGGCGCACTCGGTCTTCGCGCGCTCCTCGCGCTCGGCGCCGCGAAGCTGCCGCGCCTCGACGCCGTGTCGTTCGACGGGCGAGCCCTGTTCTTCTCGTTCGCGACGCTCATCGTCACGGGGGGGATCATCGGTCTGGCGCCGGCCATTCGGCTGATGCGCAGCGATATGAAAACGCTCATGAACGACAGCAGTCGTTCGGCGAGCGCGGGGCGCGGCACCACACGGTGGCTCACCGCGATGACGGTGGCGGAAGTCGCGTTGGCGATCATGCTCGTCGCCGGTGCCGGCTGGCTCGTGCGAGGATTCTCTAATCTCCGGAATACCGCGGCCGGCTTCGTACCGGAGCACCGGCTGCTCTTCGACGTCTCTTTCCTCGGGCCGCAGTACCGAACCCCTCAATCGGTGAGCCAGGCGCACGCCGATGTTCAGAGCGCCGTGCAGCGCGTTGGCGGCGTCGCGGGCGTCGGGATCGTCTCGGCGTATCCGTTGCGTGGCGCGCTCGAGAGCTCGCTGCTCCTGCAGTTTCACGGGGAGCCATTCGACCCGGCCAATCCGGCGGGTGCGCGCGGCCGCGCGGCCAGCCCAGGGCTCTTTGCCGCGATGGGCACTCCGCTCATCAAGGGCCGTGATTTCACGAACGCCGACATACTGACGACGCAGCGCGTCGCGATCGTGAATCGGGTGTTCGTCGACAAGTATCTGAAGGGGCGCGATCCGATCGGCGTTCAATTCGCGGCCGGCTATCCGGTGCCCGATCCGAAAGCCGAGGCGACGATCGTCGGTGTCATCGACGACGTGAGGCAGAAGTCACTCGCCGACCCGGCCGAGCCGGCATTCTATCTCGCGCTGGCTCAATTTCCGTTTCAGCGCGCGACCGCGGTCGTGAACATGTCGCAGTCCGACGTCGGCGGAGTGGAACGCGCCATTCGCGCCGAGGTGCGGAAGATCAACCCGACGATGGCGCTCGATTTTCAGCTTGCGTCGGACGTCGTCGGCGGCACGCTTCGCCGGCAGGAGCTTGGCATGACGCTGATGCTCGTCTTCGGCGGCATCGCGGTCGTGCTCTCGGCGGTCGGGATCTACGGCGTGGTGTCGTATGCTGGTTCGCTGCGCCGCGAGGAAATGGCGACACGCCTCGCGCTCGGCGCATCGCCGCGATCGGTGTTCGTGCTGGTCATGAAACAGGGCGTGACGCTCGGTCTCGCGGGCGCGGCGATCGGCGTGGGGCTGGCGTATTTCTCCGGCCAGCTCATTTCCAGCCGCCTGTACGCGATCCGGGCGTCGGATCCATTGATTCTCACGATCGCTACGCTGCTCATCGTCGCGATTACGTTTGTCGCGACGACGGTTCCGGCGGCGCGCGCGGCTCGGCTCAATCCGGCGAACGCGTTGCAGTCGCAGTAG
- a CDS encoding DUF305 domain-containing protein → MHRLLLATLVGVAACRTGLPAAASTREVTARPASSVITTPDAVLKARADSARLPYTAADVHFMSSMIGHHAQAIVMSRLAPTHGASSSVLTLASRIINAQQDEILTMQQWLRDRNQPVPAATGAPMTMMMDGVDQEMLMPGMLTAAQMTQLRAAEGRDFDKLFLTDMIQHHRGAIQMVKELFAAPGAGQDELVFKFASDVNVDQTTEVSRMQQMLAAVTLGSSPL, encoded by the coding sequence ATGCACCGCCTCCTGCTCGCTACGCTCGTCGGCGTCGCGGCGTGCCGCACGGGTCTACCGGCTGCGGCGTCGACGCGTGAGGTAACCGCGCGGCCGGCGTCGAGCGTGATCACGACGCCCGACGCCGTCCTCAAAGCGCGCGCCGACAGTGCGCGGCTTCCCTACACCGCCGCCGACGTCCACTTCATGTCGTCGATGATCGGCCACCACGCGCAAGCGATCGTGATGTCGCGTCTGGCGCCGACCCACGGCGCAAGCTCCTCCGTGCTGACGCTCGCCTCGCGCATCATCAACGCGCAGCAGGATGAAATCCTGACGATGCAGCAGTGGCTGCGCGATCGAAATCAGCCGGTGCCGGCGGCGACCGGCGCGCCGATGACGATGATGATGGACGGCGTCGATCAGGAAATGCTCATGCCGGGCATGCTCACCGCCGCGCAGATGACGCAGCTGCGCGCCGCCGAGGGCCGGGACTTCGACAAGCTCTTTCTCACCGACATGATTCAACATCATCGCGGTGCGATTCAAATGGTCAAGGAGTTGTTCGCTGCGCCCGGTGCCGGGCAGGACGAGCTGGTATTCAAGTTCGCGTCCGACGTGAATGTCGATCAAACCACCGAGGTCTCGCGCATGCAGCAAATGCTCGCGGCCGTCACCCTTGGGTCGAGCCCTCTATGA
- a CDS encoding NAD(P)-dependent oxidoreductase: protein MATIAFLGTGLLGSALAEAAAKRGDSVTVWNRTIEKARALEQFGIRVAETPADAVRGAERVHLVLKDDPVVEDVVGQLRSGLSPNAIIVDHTTTQPKATAERATRLNGQGVKYLHCPVFIGPAAARQTKGTILAAGPKALFDAVEAPLSKMAERVEYFGDRPDLAAVFKLCGNAFIVGINSVVADAFAVAKGADVDPARVLDMVEFFNPAAIISGRGRNMIARNFTPTFELTMARKDVRLMIETAGSQPLSALPCIAQRMDTMIWAGHGADDLAVLGKDSVS from the coding sequence ATGGCTACCATCGCTTTCCTCGGAACGGGCCTGCTCGGCAGCGCCCTTGCTGAAGCGGCCGCGAAGCGCGGCGACAGCGTGACGGTTTGGAATCGCACCATCGAGAAGGCGCGCGCGCTCGAGCAATTCGGTATTCGCGTCGCGGAAACTCCCGCCGACGCCGTGCGCGGCGCGGAACGCGTCCACCTCGTCCTCAAGGACGATCCCGTCGTCGAAGACGTCGTCGGACAATTGCGATCCGGTCTGAGCCCCAACGCCATCATCGTCGATCACACGACGACCCAGCCGAAGGCGACCGCCGAGCGAGCAACGCGGTTGAACGGACAAGGCGTGAAGTATCTGCACTGTCCCGTCTTCATCGGACCGGCCGCGGCACGCCAGACGAAAGGGACGATTCTCGCCGCGGGCCCCAAGGCGCTGTTCGACGCCGTCGAAGCACCGCTCTCGAAGATGGCGGAGCGCGTGGAGTATTTTGGCGACCGACCAGATCTCGCCGCGGTATTCAAGCTGTGCGGCAACGCATTCATCGTCGGCATCAACTCGGTCGTTGCCGATGCCTTCGCCGTCGCGAAAGGCGCCGACGTCGACCCGGCGCGCGTGCTCGACATGGTCGAGTTCTTCAATCCCGCCGCGATCATCTCGGGTCGCGGCAGGAACATGATCGCCCGCAACTTCACGCCGACGTTCGAGCTGACGATGGCGCGCAAGGACGTGCGCCTCATGATCGAGACTGCCGGGAGCCAGCCACTGTCCGCGCTCCCCTGCATCGCCCAGCGAATGGATACGATGATCTGGGCTGGGCACGGTGCGGACGATCTTGCGGTTCTGGGGAAAGATTCCGTAAGCTAG